AGGATCCAGGTAGCGGCCGGTCTCGGGGTCGACCAGCGTGCCCGTCGGCACATTGACGCTTTGAGGAATGTGGCCGGGACGTCCGTAGACGATCAGAGAGTCTCCCCTGAATACGTCAGGGGGAAGAGCGTTGACGAGTTGCGAGCTGCCGTCGTCGAGAGCTTTATTGACGGCCCTGGTGTCCACGAACACGCGCTTGTCGGCCGGTCGCCACGCGAATTCTTCCAGCGGAGGCGTGGCGGGCGGAACCGCTCCTGCCTTCACGGGAAGTCCAGCGGCCTTCCAGCCCGCAAAGCCGCCATTCAGCACCGCGGCATTGGTGAATCCGAATGCGCGTAACATGAGCCAGACGCGCGCGGCCCAGCCGGGCTGCGCGGTGGAATAGACCACAACGAAACTGTCCTGCCCGATGCCGAGGGACGCTGCCATACGTGCGAAATCCTCGACCGGCGGCAACGTGAAGAGCAGGCCTTTGACGGGAACGGACAGGTCACGCTCGAGATCGACATAGCGCGCGCCGGGTATGTGGCTCTTCAGGAACTCGGCCTCGCCCGACACGGGCGCGAAGGGGCGGTCCTTGGCGGCGACGAGCGTCGTCGTGACATCGAGCACGACGAGGCCCGGCTCGCCGCGCCTCGCATGGAGTTCCTGCGGCGAGATGAGGAATTCGGGATGCGCGTAGCTTTCCATGGCCGATCCGGGTTCCGCCGGCGCCATGATGCGCGGGCAAGAATTTCCTGTCACACGCGCCGCGCCGTGACAACCGGTCCTAGCCTGCGAGGGCGTTCCTCTCGGCGAGCAGCATCGGCAGATCGGCGACAGAGCCGATGATCGCATCGGCCCGCGCGCGCTTGAACGTGTCTTCCGTGCCGGTGCCCGAGAGCACGCCGATCGAGAGCCCGCAGCCGGCATTGTGCGCCATCTCGATGTCGTGGCCGTTGTCGCCTATCATGGCCACTTCGGACGGCGAAAGGCCGGTGAGGTCGCAAAAGGCGAGCACCGTGTCCGCCGCCGGCTTCGGCCGGGCGACCGCGTCGTAGCCGTAGGCCGCCTCGAACATGCCGGCGATGCCGAGCATGAGGATGGTCTGCTGCGCGCCGGCGGTGGAATCGTTGGTCGCCACACCCATGCGGTAGCCGCCCTGATGCAGGGTGGCGAGCGCTTCCTTGACCCCGGCCACGGCGACCGCCTTCGCCGCCCCGTTGATGGCGGTGATGCCGTTGAAGCGAAGAACGAGCTCCTGCCGCAGCGTCGGCTCCAGCTCGGGATACCAAAGCGCCACGACGTCGGCATTCGTGCCGGCGGCGAAGACCGAATCGGCGATGAAGTGCTTGGCCTTGAAGTCGTAGCCCGCCTGCTGCATCAGCCGGTCCGCCCGCAGACGATCGCCACCGGCGGCCTCCAGCGCCAGCATGTCGCCGATCGAGAACCAGGTGCGGTCGAAGTCGACCAACGTCCCGTCCTTGTCGAAGAGAATACCCCGGATACGCGCCACGGCCTATTCCTCCGCCGCCAATGCATGGATGTGCGCGACGAGGCCGGCGGTCGACGCGTCCCGCCCGGCGGCCGAGGCCTTGCCTTCGACGACGGGCAGCAGCCCGGTCGCCAGCTCCTTGCCCAGCTCGACGCCCCACTGGTCGAAGGCGTTGATGCCGAACAGCGCGGCCTCGACGAAGACGCGATGCTCGTAGAGCGCGACGAGCCGGCCGAGCGCGAACGGGTCGAGCTTCTGGTGGACGATGGTCACGGAGGGGCGGTTGCCCGAGAAGACGCGGTGCGGGGCGATGGTCTCCGCCTTCGCGGCGTCCATTCCCGCCTTGAGGAGCTGCGCGCGCGCCTCGTCGAGCGTGCGGCCGCGCATCAACGCCTCGGACTGGGCGAGGCAGTTGGCGACGAGCAGGTCGTGGTGATGTGCGAGTTCCGGCTCGAACCCTTCCGCAGCGATGATGAACTCGACCGGGATGACGTCGGTCCCTTGATGCAGGAGCTGGAAGAAGGCGTGCTGGCCGTTGGTGCCGGGCTCGCCGAAGACGAGCGGCCCGGTCGGCGTCGTGACCGGCGTGCCGTCGATCGCGACGCCCTTGCCGTTCGATTCCATGTCGAGCTGCTGCAGGTAGGCCGGCAGGCGCGACAGCCGCTGGTCGTAGGGGATGACGGCGCGGGCCGGATAGAAGCAGATGACGCGGTGCCACCAGCCGATCAGGCCGAGCACTGCCGGCAGGTTCTCCAGGATCGGCGCGGTGCGGAAGTGCTCGTCCATCGCATGCGCGCCGGCGAGGAAGCGGCGGAAATTCTCCGGGCCGACGGCGATCATGATCGGCAGGCCGATCGCCGACCACAGGGAGTAGCGTCCGCCGACCCAGTCCCAGAAGCCGAAGACGCGCTCGGCGGGGATGCCGAAGGCTGCGGCCTTGTCGACCGCCGTCGAGACGGCGGCGAAGTGCAGCGAAGCGAGGTCCGCGCCGACCGCGGACTGCACCCAGGCCTTCGCCGTGGTCGCATTGGTCATCGTCTCGATGGTGGTGAAGGTCTTCGAGGCGATGATGAAGAAGGTCGTTTCCGGGTCGAGCGGCTTCAGCACGTCGGAAATGTGGGCGCCGTCGACATTGGAGACGAAGTGCGCACGCGGCCCGTCATGGAACGGAGCCAGAGCCAGCACGGCCATCTGCGGGCCGAGGTCCGAACCGCCGATGCCGATGTTGACGACGTCGGTGATCTTCCTGCCGGTCGCGCCCTTCGTGCGGCCGGAGCGGATGGCGTCGGCGAAGGCTGAGAGCGCTTCGAGCACGCGCGACACCTCGGCGGCCTCCTTCGAGCGTCCGTCGGCCACGCCCGCTGCGGCGCCGCGCAGCGCCACATGCAGCACGGCGCGGCCTTCGGTCAGGTTGATCGGCTCGCCCGCGAACATCGCCGCGCGCTTGCCTTCGAGATCTGCCGCCCGCGCCGTCTTTTCGAGCAGCGTCATGGTCGCGGCGTCGACCGCGCATTTCGACCAGTCGAGAAGCAGGTCGTCGAACGTGAGCGAAAACGCGCCGAAGCGGCCGGGATCGGCCTGGAAGGCCGCCCGCATGTCCTTCGGCGCATCGGCATCGCGATGCCGCCGCAAGGCCTCGATCGATTCGGAAAGGTCCGCTCGTGCCAATTCATCCCCCGGTCTGGTGGTCCTCGGCGGCAAGCTAGCGCGCAACAGGGTCTTATTCCACTTCGGAGGCTGGCCCAATTGTCACAATACAAAACGAAAATGTGGCTTAAGTGATTGTGCCAGTCTTGCTGACATGTTAGTTCCAGGCTAGGCTTGCCTATAGAGAGGAAGTCCGCCATGTCGTCGCGAAACGATGCCGCCATCTGGTCCGGCCTGTTCACCATATCGGCCGAATCCGGCCAGACGCTCCAGGCCCAGATCCGCCAGGCGATCGTAGCCGCCATCCTGGACCGGCAGATCGCGGCATCCATGCCGCTGCCGTCGTGCCGCATTCTGGCGGAAAAGCTCGGTGTCGCCCGCGGCACGGTGGTGCTCGCTTTCCAGCAACTGGTCGACCAGGGATTCCTGATCGCGCGCGAGCGGCGCGGCCACTTCGTCAATCCGGAAGTGCTCGCCATGCCCGCCCGCGGCCCGCACAAGCATGCCGACAACCAGGACGGCGTGGACTGGAAGGCGCGCCGCAAGGTGATGCCCAGCGACCTGCCGAAGCCCTCGAAGCAGAGCAACTGGATCAAGTCGTCCTACCCCTTCGTCTACGGCCAGTTCGATCCCGCGCTGTTCCCGACGGCGGAGTGGCGCGAGTGCAACCGCATGGCGCTGGCGGTGCTGGAAATCCGCAACTGGGCGGCCGACATGGTCGACCAGGACGATCCGGCGCTGATCGAGCAGATCCAGGCGCGGCTCTTGCCGCGGCGCGGCATCTTCGCCAATCCCGACGAGATCATCATCACGCTCGGCGCGCAGAACGCGCTCTACATGCTGGCCACGCTGCTGATGTCCAAGGGTACGCGCGTCGCGATGGAGAACCCGGGCTACCCGGACGCGCGCAGCGTCTTCCGCCTCGCTGGCGCCGAAACCGTGCCGGTGCCGGTCGACAAGGACGGGCTGAAGGTCGGCCAGATCCCGGCCGACTGCGGCTTCGTCTTCACCACGCCCAGCCACCATTGCCCGACCATGGTGTCGCTGAGCCCCGAGCGCCGCGCCCAGTTGCTCGCGGATGCGACGCGCAACAACCAGATCATCATCGAGGACGGCTACGACAGCCAGCTGGTCGACGAGGCGCCGCAGCAGGCGCTGAAGAGCATCGACCGCTCCGGCCGCGTCGTCTATGTCGGCTCGATGTCGAAGACGCTCGCGCCCGGCCTGCGCCTCGGCTACATCGTCGCCTCCGCCGACCTGATCGCGGAACTGAGGGCACTGCGCCGCTTCATGCTGCGCCATCCGCCGGCCAACAACCAGCGCGCCGTGGCGCTGTTCCTGTCGCTCGGCCATCACGAGGCCCTGGTGCGCAAGCTCTCCGGCGCCTTCAGCGAACGCCGCAAGCGGCTCATCCAGGCGGTGTCGGCCTTCCTGCCCGAATGGAAGTCGTCGCCCGCCACCGGCGGCACATCGCTCTGGCTCGAAGGTCCGGCGGGCGTGAACGCGTCCGCGCTGGCGGAGATGGCCGCGGCGCGCAGCGTGCTGATCGAATCCGGCGACCGCTTCTTCGACGGCCCCTCGCGGCCGACGAACTTCCTGCGGCTGGGCTTCTCATCGATCTCGCTGCAGCACATCGAACCGGGAATCCGCGAGCTCGCTACGGCCGCCGGCAGGCGTCCCGCCGCGGCCTGATCTGGACCAGCCGGCGAGAGCCTGTGGCCTAAAAACGGGACTTCCCGGCTTTCGCCGGGCAGCGCAAGACTGACCCGCATGTGAACGGGCGGCAGCACGGCGAAGACAAGCCGGCGCCGCAAGGAACCGGGGAACCAGTCATGAACGCAGTCTTGCAGGAGCAGGATTCGGGCGATGGCAGCCGCATGCGCCGTGCGGGAGGACGCGAGGCCCGCCGCGCGATGCGTGCCGCGCCTCTGGCGGAGGACGTGCGGCCGATCCGGCCGGGCATGGAAGGCGGGCGCTACACGCCGCTCGCCGCGCCTGACCTGGAGCGGGTCCACGAGGCCGTCCTGACGCTGCTCGAGACGGTCGGCTTCGCCAATGCGATCCCATCCTGCATCGAGGCATGTACCAAGGCCGGAGCGACCTATGGCGAGGACGGCCGGCTGCGCTTCCCGCGCGGGCTGGTCGAGCACACGATCCAGATCGCCGCGCGCAATTTCACGCTCCACGGGCAGGATCCGCGGCACGACATGGTCGTGCAGGGCAAACGGGTGCATTTCGGCACGGCAGGTGCTGCGGTGCACCTCGTGGACGTGGAGAAGCGCGAATACCGGGAATCGCTGCTGCAGGACATCTACGACGCTGCCCGCATCGTCGACGGCCTCGACAACATCCATTTCTTCCAGCGGCCGATGGTGCCGCGCGACGTGGTCGACCCTTTCGACATGGACCTGAACACGCTCTACGCCTGCGTGTCCGGGACGACCAAGCATGTCGGCACGTCCTTTACCGTGGCGGACAATGTCGGCCCGGCGCTTGAGATGCTCTATGCGATCGCCGGCGGCGAGGAGAAGTTCCGCGCCCGGCCCTTCGTCTCCAACTCGAACTGCTTCGTCGTGCCGCCGATGAAGTTCGCCGAGGATGCCTGCGGCGTGCTGGAAGCCTGCGTGAAGGGCGGCATCCCGATCCTGCTGCTCTCGGCCGGGCAGGCGGGCGCCACGGCCCCGGCCGCGATCGCCGGCGCGGTCGTCCAGGCTGTCGCAGAGGTCCTCGCCGGCCTCGTCTACGTCAATGCGCTGAAGCCCGGCCATCCCTGCATCTTCGGCACCTGGCCCTTCGTGTCGGACCTACGGACGGGCGCCATGTCGGGCGGCTCGGCCGAGCAGGCGCTTTTGACTGCGGCCTGCGCGCAGATGGCGCATTTCTACGACCTGCCGGGCGGCTCAGCGGCCGGCATGGCGGATTCGAAGCTGCCCGACATCCAGTCCGGCTACGAGAAGGGCATCACCAACGTGCTGGCGGGTCTTTCCGGCCTCAATCTGATCTACGAGTCGGCCGGCATGCACGCCTCGCTGCTCGGCTTCTGTCTCGAAAGCCTGATCATCGACAACGACATGCTGGGCCAGTGCCTGCGCTGCGTGCGCGGTATCGACGTCTCCGACGCGGCGCTGTCGGTCGACGTCATCACGGATGTCTGCATCAACGGGCCGGGCCACTATCTCGGCCACGGCCAGACGCTGAAGCTGATGCAGACCGAATATTTCTATCCGGCGATCGCCGACCGCTTCAGCCCGAAGGAATGGAACGAGAAGGGCCGGCCGGACATCCTGCAGCGCGCGATCGCCGAGAAGAAGCGTATTCTGTCGACCATGTTCCCCGACCACATTCCGCGATCAGTGGACGATCAGTTGCGGGCGCGCTTCCCGAACATCCACCTGCCGCGCTCGGCGATGGTCGGATAGCGACCGACTGCCCGCCCTACGCGGCTTTGGCCTGCGCGGAGAGGCCGAGCCTCGCCCGCGTGGCGTCGTATTCGCGCGCGAGGCGGTCGACCAGCTCGCCTGCCGAGACGATGTCCTTGACTGCGCCGATGCCCTGGCCGCAGCCCCAGATTTCCTTCCACGCCTTGGCCGAGCCGAAATCCATCTTGGACGGATCGGATTCCGGCAGATGGTCCGGGTCCATGCCGGCATTGCGGACGGAACCCTTGAGGTAATTGCCGTGCACGCCGGTGAAGAGGTTGGAGTAGACGATGTCGGCGGCGTTGGAGTCGACGATCATCTGCTTGTAGGCGTCGACCGCGCGCGCCTCCTTCGTCGCGATGAAAGGCGAGCCGATATAGGCCATGTCGGCGCCCATCGCCTGCGCGGCGAGGATCGCGCCGCCATTGGCGATGGCGCCCGACAAGAGCAGCGGCCCGTTGAACCACTGCCGGATCTCCTGGATGAGGGCGAAGGGCGACAGCGTGCCGGCATGTCCGCCGGCACCCGCCGCCACCGCGATCAGGCCGTCGGCGCCCTTCTCGATCGCCTTGCGGGCGTGGCGGTCGTGGATGATGTCGTGCAGCACGATGCCGCCATAGGAATGCACCGCCTGGTTCACTTCCGGGACGGCGCCGAGCGAGGTGATGACGATCGGCACCTTGTATTTCACACACATGGCAAGGTCGTGCTCCAGCCGGCCGTTCGACTTGTGCACGATCTGGTTGACCGCGAAGGGGGCTGCCGGGCGGCCCGGATTGGCGCGGTCGTGCGCGGCGAGCGTTTCGGTGACCTCGGCCAGCCATTCGTCGAGCTGCGCCTCGGGCCGCGCATTGAGCGCCGGGAACGAGCCGACGATGCCCGCCTTGCATTGCGCGAGCACCAGCGGCGGGTGCGAGATGATGAACAGCGGCGAGCCCACCACCGGAATCCGCAGGTTCTTGGTCAGGATCTCCGGCAGCGCCATTCTCGTCTCCTCCGTGTCGATTGACGTTTGCGTAAACGTAACGTCTGTCTAGCAGAATGATGGTCGCGCGCAATCTGCGCAAGCCCGCCTTGCCGGTGGACAATCGCCATCCCGTACCGTGCGCGGAGGCCGGCAGGTTGATTGCCGCCTCACCTGCGGTTAACGATTGCGTGAAAGGGCCTTGCCCGAAGGGAAAACGCCGCTTGGATCCGATCGAACAGGCGATCAGAAACGCATTCACGAAGGGCGATCCCGAGGACCGCGCTTTCAGGGAAAAAGTTTATCGCTCGGCCAGCGCGGCGCTCGAGAAGGCGCTGCAGGCCAATGCCTCGGTGACGCCCGAAGCCGCCGCGCGGCGGCGCAAGAGCTTGCTCGCCGTCGTCACCAGCATCGAGTCGGAGTTCGTGCCCGCGGTCGAGCCGGCAGCTCCTTCGGTCTCGCCGACGGTCGCCCCGCCAATGGCGGCGCCTTCCGTGCCGGTGCGGGAACCCGCGGCCCCGGATATCCCGGCGCCCGTCGCCGCGCGCCGCGACGAGCCTTCTTTCTTTCCGGACTCCCCTCGCGCCGAGCCGCCGGTCTCGCGTGATCCCGCACCCGACTGGCCGGCTGCGCCGGCCCCGGAGCGCGCCGAGCGGCCGGCTCTGGCGGGAGAGCCTCGGCAGGCTCCGGCAAAGCCGGCGGCGCGGTCCGAGGACAAGCCGAAGCGCAGCCGGAGCCGCTGGGGGGCGATCGCCGGCCTGCTGTCCTTCCTGATCATCGTCGTCCTTGCGGTATGGATCGCGGCGGAGTTTGGCCTGTTTGGCCCGCCAGGCGGCGGGCAGCCGCAGGCATCCGGCCCGACCGCGTCCGACAACGGGTCCGGAACGGAGGGCGCGCCGCGCAGACCGGGCGAGGACCAGGCGCTGGAGGACTGGATCGTGGTGTTCTCGCCCGACGATCCCACCACTGTCGCGGCGGCGGCTGGAGCCAAAGCCGAGGTCGTGGAAGCGGGCGGCGACAAGGCGATCCGCATTGCGTCCGGCCAGTCCGGAGCCGTCGTGCGCTTCGATATCGGGCAAGGCACGCTGGAGAGGATCGCTGGCAAGCATGCGGTGTTCGACATCGTCGCCCGCACCGGCGACGGGCCGGAGACGCAGATGTCCATTTCGTGCGATTTCGGCGCGCTCGGCGATTGCGGCCGCAACCGCTACATCGTCGGGTCGCAGCGCTCCGAGTTCCTGCTGCAGGTGGACGTGCCGGCCGGGACGCCGGCCGGGGCAGGCGCGATCGAGATCCAGTCGGACGTCGAAAATGGCGGCAAGGCGGTCGAGATCCTGCAGATCAGGGTCAGCGCCAGCGCGCCCTGATCAATCGGGCAGCAGCGCCTGAAGCGTTTCCAGCCGGTCCGCCTCGGCGGTGGGCTTGTCCCATCTCAGCCGCGAGATGCGCGGAAAGCGCATCGCCACGCCGGAGCGGTGGCGGGTCGAGCGGTTGAGGCCCTCGAAGGCGATCTCCAGCACCAGTCCGCTCGTCATGTCGGCCCGCACAGAGCGTACCGGCCCGAAGCGCTCGATCGTGTTGTCGCGAACGTATTTGTCGATCTGTTTCAGCTCCTCGTCGGTGAAGCCGAAATAGGCCTTGCCGACCGGCACGAGTTCCGGAGCAGCCTCGTCGCCCGCCCAGACGCCGAACGTGTAGTCCGAATAGAAGCTCGACCGCTTGCCGTGGCCGCGCTGCGCATACATCAGCACCGCGTCGACCGTGAACGGATCGCGCTTCCACTTGAACCACGGCCCCTTCGGCCGGCCGGGCACGTAGGCGGAATCGTGCCGCTTCAGCATCACGCCCTCGATCACCGGATGCGGCGGCGACATGCGCTGGGCATTCAGCTCGTCCCAGGTGTCGAACGGCACAAGCGGCGAGAGATCGAAGCGCCGCGGATCGAGCGAGGGCATCAGCGCCTCCAGCCGCGCCCGCCGATCGACGAAGGGCAGGGGGCGCAGATCCTCCGCGCCGTGCTGGAGAAGATCGTAGCAGCGCATGAAGGCGGGATATTTCGCGGCGAGCTTCGCCGAGACCGTCTTGCGGTTGAGTCGCTGCTGCAGGTCGGAGAAGCTGCCCGTCGCCGAGGGCGACCCCACCAGCAACTCACCGTCGATGGCGGCCTCGAAGTCCATCGCGTCGAGCAGGTCCGGGAAGGCTGTCGCGACGTCGTCGCCGGTGCGCGAATAGAGCCGCCGCACGCCGCCTTCGCCGATCGCCTGCACGCGGATGCCGTCCCATTTCCATTCCGCCGCATAGTCGGCCGGATCGGCCTTCTCGAGGTCGCGGTCCTCCACCGGATGGGCGAGCATCACCGGCCGGAACATCGCGAGCGCGGCCGCGGACGGCTTTTCCGCGCGGCCCTCGAGCCAGGCGAAGAGCGAGAGATAAGGCGGCTTCAGCCCGTGCCAGAGTTCCTCGATCTCGTTGGCTTCCTTGCTGCCGAGCTCCGCCAATGCCTGCTTGGCCAGCCGCGCGGACACGCCGATGCGCAGTCCTCCGGTCGCCAGCTTGATCAGGGCGAAGCGGGCGGGGATGTCGAGCCGGTCGAGCAGGTCGGCGAAGATGCGCGGGCCGTCGGCCCTCCCGGCGCGCTGCAGCGTCGCGACGATCTCGGAAAGGCGAGGATCGTGCGTTTCATCCTGCCGGGGCGTCTCCGGCCAGACGAGCGAGATCGTCTCGGCGAGGTCGCCGACATAGTCGTAGGAATAACCGAAGAGCACGGGGTCCATGCGTTCGGTCACCAGCGTCCTGAGCATCGCCGGCTTGACGGAGGGGATATCGAGATCGCCGGTCAGCACGGCGAGCGCGAGCCCCCGATCCGGATCGGGCGTGGCGGCGAAATAATCGACGAGCAGCGTCAGCTTGCCGTTGCGCGACGGCGTGAGCACGAGACGGTCGAGGAGTTCGGCGAAGCGGCGCATCCCACTACGATCCAAAAACCGGAGATTGCAGAAATATGGAATACAATCTAAAGTAAACACGACGTCGGGTGTGTTCTAACGGGAGGGGAGCATGACTGTTCCGAAGACGAGAAACTGGGAAGCCTGGATCGACCTGATGCCGGGATCTCCGTCCAAGCTGATCGTGACAGGTCAGGTCGAGACGACGGCGGGCAACAAGGTGCCCAGGCTGACGGAGGCGAAGCCGCAGGGCGTCAACCCAAAAATCCTGATCCTCGACCTGTCGATCGTAAAGGAGGGAGATGTCGGAACCGACGATGTCTCCTATCGGGACGCCCGTTTCACCAAGCCGGCATCGAGAGGCCAGTACACCCAGGTCGAGATCCGCTTCGGGACAGAGCATGTCACGACGATCGAGGTTGGCGAGACGCACTGACATCAGTCTCCCTCGTCCTCGTAGCCGATCAGGTGCAGCGGCTGGGCGGCGATGCCGTTCAGCGCGCACCAACGGACAAGCGCCTCCTCGCGGCCGTGCGTGACCCAGACTTCCGAAGCACCGGTCTCGGTGATGGTCGCTGTGAGTTCGTCCCAGTCGGAATGGTCCGACAGGATCAGCGGCAGTTCGACGCCGCGCTGCTTGGCGCGCTGGCGGATGCGCATCCAGCCCGAGGCGAAGCAGGCGACGGGATCGGGAAAGCGCCGCGCCCAGCGGTCGGCGAAGGCCGAGGGCGTGCCGATGACGATTGCGCCGGCGAACTGGTCCTTCGCGCCTGACTCGATGGTGGCGGGGGCCAATGGCCCGAGGTCGACGCCCTGCGAGACGTAGTAGTCGCAAAGCCTTGCCAGGGCGCCGTGGATATAGATCGTCTCGCCGTATCCGGCATCGCGCAGCAGGCGGATCACGCGCTGCGCCTTGCCGAGCGCATAGGCGCCGACGAGATGGGCGCGCTCAGGAAACTGCCGGACCGACTCCAGCAGCCGCGCAATCTCCCCGCCGGACTCAGGATGGCGGAAGACGGGCAGGCCGAACGTCGCCTCGGTGATGAAGACGTCGCAGGCGACCGGCTCGAAAGCAGCGCAGGTGGGGTCGGCCCGGCGCTTGTAGTCGCCTGAGGCGACGATGCGCATGCCGTCCATCTCGACCGCGATCTGTGCCGAGCCAAGGACGTGACCGGCGGGGTGGAAGGTGACGCGCACTCCGCCGATCTCCATCGGTTCGCCCAGCCGGGCAGCCTGCGCCGAACCGGCAAATCCGTCGCCGTAGCGGATGGCCATGATGTCCAGCGTCTCGCGCGTCGCCAGCACCTTGCCGTTGCCCGGGCGGGCGTGGTCGGCATGGCCGTGTGTCACCAGCGCCCGCTCGACCGGCCTTACGGGATCGATGAAGAAATCGCCGGGCGGGCAGTAAAGCCCTTCCGGACGGGTGTGGAGGAGGTCGCGGGCGCGCATGGCATAGAAATAGGCCATCGGCGCGCGCAGGGAAGCCTCTTGCGCGCAGCGATTGGCAGGAGCATAAGCGCGCGCCGCCGGCTGGCGGCGCCAGTCATATCGTCATGAAACCCTTCGATCCGTCTTCCGGCGATGCCCTCGCCGACAGGCGCGCCGACTTCGCCGACATGCTCTTGCAGTCGGGCGACGCCGCGGCCGCTGCCGAACTGATGCTGCAGGCGCTCGAGAAGGCGCCGGGCTGGGCCTATGGCTGGTTCCGGCTCGGCGAGATGCACGAGGCCGCGGGCGCCGTCGCGCCGGCCGCGGAAGCCTTCCGCATGGCGCTGAAGCTCGACCCGGAGGACCACGCGGGCGCCGTTCTCAAGCTTCACCTCGCCGGTGCCGCGGAAGACCCCGAGGCGATGCCCGCCGCGTTCGTCGAGACGCTGTTCGACCAGTATGCCGGCAAGTTCGAGAC
The Mesorhizobium australicum genome window above contains:
- a CDS encoding ligase-associated DNA damage response exonuclease: MRARDLLHTRPEGLYCPPGDFFIDPVRPVERALVTHGHADHARPGNGKVLATRETLDIMAIRYGDGFAGSAQAARLGEPMEIGGVRVTFHPAGHVLGSAQIAVEMDGMRIVASGDYKRRADPTCAAFEPVACDVFITEATFGLPVFRHPESGGEIARLLESVRQFPERAHLVGAYALGKAQRVIRLLRDAGYGETIYIHGALARLCDYYVSQGVDLGPLAPATIESGAKDQFAGAIVIGTPSAFADRWARRFPDPVACFASGWMRIRQRAKQRGVELPLILSDHSDWDELTATITETGASEVWVTHGREEALVRWCALNGIAAQPLHLIGYEDEGD